atacacctcatcctctcctcctgcttttgcacctctttgagctggggctgccttgtgccatgtaggagaagctgaactgagaccaagacccccttttccatgctgaacttgccccatgatatcaccaatttgaaggacagcctttgccgcccactttcttccagttttcaacacaggtgctgcctcccttacgcatttgtcgcgtgactctattaatgtaatttccagtctgaccttggcgcacttaaactcctcggttagagtggagactggtagctgcagtattcctttaccataaagtcccactctgctgaggcagcgtggaactcccaaccatttcctgatgtatgaactgattaaagcttccagcttctctactgttgtcaaagaaacctcgtacacagtccacctcggcagtagaccaaactgaaagcaccagagttttagtttgcctggtagagcgcagctgtctatgctcttcaacccttccactgcttgttgtctaacttctcccacacaaactgtgtcctttagatccccgtcgtaccgtctcccaagactcttcacttgGTGTTAAacgttttactgaattgcattaatctaatgatttgtaaagctttgcaattgtgtatgcttaatgtgatagaataggttactagctaggctatatatcatcagtaggtacttgtgtactaaatgcttgtgtatgttaactttattccatacattattaaaggtacagtaattgttattaatacctgttcgattatccatacaaattgaTTATGCTAACTAGTATGGTCCCAATTAgttcggataattgactctctactgtatttcctttcaaattaaaaacatttaatcccgaaggtgattggctactcttgtaattacgcaGCATgtttgtaaaatgaccagccactacGTAGAAAATGCGTAGTTAATTTACAATTATTTAgatcatgtagttttttttgttttgttttgtttttaatgtattctgattggtccaaatcaatacatgtaaaatatttgaaatgcataCTAAATAATGcgtttttgacccggatggccttccataaATAGGAAGTAACTTGCACCTTATTGGAGACAACACGTCTTTGTAAACTTCACTCTGACTCAATTGTGTCCTTGTTTGTGATTATGTTACTGACAAGTAGATAAGGGAGCTTATAGCACAGTTTGTATAACCTGACAAACAGTAACGCCAGGTGAGATCTAAAACCATTAAAGAATGGATGCTAGCACTAGATTCGTCGTCATTTGTAAAGACTGGGGTCCATATTAATTAAAGGGAACTGACCTGTGCATGGTATGGAATGTGGGAACAAAACTACAGTTGTCAGATATTTCATGGGCATGCCTTCAAATGCTTGACTAAATAGATAATAAATAGTtgaaatattgtttattttatttatatttagtataataataattattgttaatACGATATCATACAATGCAGTTCCTAAAAAGCGACGTTTTTATTTTAGGATGAAATTCACCCAGCCTGTGCGTTCTTTCTGACTGTACATCAGGTATAGGCTAATGGCCTCCTGTACTTTGTGTTCAAAGAGGTATTTAAAATAAGAGAAAATCGAACAGATTTTGCAAAAGGCCTATATGTGGTTGCCCATAGCCTTTTGATATCACTTAAGTGTGTGTGAGTGggaaatgttcttatttcctaTACAACCGTCGGTTAGAGATGGAAGTGACTAGTGGAGATTAAGACGCATTTACTTTGTTATGTAAAAACTGGCTATGAATTCGTCAGTTCATGTTTGCTTTTGTATTCTTGTCTGGTTAACAGCAGAAAAcgaatttatttatttggaaagtGTACGATAAACACACACCATATTACAGCATTGTTGCACGGCGGAGGGCGGTTCTATATTATAgcctattgtatatatatatatatatatatacacacacacactgtaatactACACTTATTAGCGATAGTTTAAACGGTTGGTGTTAAAACACAGAGACAAATACTAATGGTTAAAAAGAAATCAGTATTACCACGGTGTATTACAATACGTTACCTGTTCCAAAATGTCAACTGTTTGAAAAAGGATACATTAATTATATTGTATCAGCGACGCATTGGTATTGGTAAGCTAAAGCAGATCTATCCAATTAGATTGTATTGccaataatcatttaaaaacaattaggtATGTAGGTATTACTGCAGTGCAGTAACGAAGTCAAGTAAAAAACTACATGCAATGTACTTTTTACCAATCGATTCTACAAAACACAATGGTAAAGTCCattttttataacacatttatttgaatATTGTAGCAACACCTCGTCGAAaacatattgcaaaaaaaatatgtaatatattaATTAGTCATGTGTTTTGCATAGGCTTACGATGCAGGACTGTTAACAAATAAACTTTTGATTTGCAAGCAAGCAAGCGTGTGAACCACATTTAAAAGTAATGAGTCACTGTCTAGAAATCCAGAAGAGCAAAATAAACAGACCACCTCGAAAACATTAAAACTGCTTTGTTGCTATACATCACTGGGTGTTGCAGaatgttatattatttttttaagtgcgcCTGGTTAACGTACGCCACCTGGTTGTATTTAATGAAACAGGCTACAGGTGTATGGGGAAGGAGGGATCGCAGCAAGtaggctacaaaaaaaaaactttcaaattaCAGAGTCGTCACTAACAGTTGGCATTTAGCATTTTCTAAGTGTGTTTGTATTGGTTAGCTTTCCAATTGCTTCAATTGATTTGTTAATAATAATCAGAGTTGAATAGTTTAACCCCGCcccttgtgtctgtgtgtaaatgGGCTGGCTCTCGGGAGTGATAAGAACCCAGCTGCCGAAGTCTCAGGAGACAGAGAGGGGATTGGTCCCTTAACAGTAATGACTTGGGTGCCTTAAAATACAAAGAACTGTTTTTAACTGAAAGCGAACTCCGCTTTTGTTGGTGCATTGACGAAGTTGGCTAATTGTTGTATTATAGTTTCTAAAACTGCTGACAACAGCTATACCGACAAAGAGAATATTATCTGCTATTTGTGTTTTTTGCAGCTGAAACTGACAACTGAAACGCTGACATCCCAGTATTCGGAAACTGATACAGTTACAAGagagacaaaaaaatgaaactggaAGTTTTCTACAGGAGCAGCACTGAGGAGAAGCCCTTGGAGGTGGGCAGCGATGTTGAGGCCAGTATCCCGTCTCCGCTTTCCGGCGAAGAAGAGCTAGGTTCAGATGGGGACTGCGTAGCAAATAGCCCTGCACCTGTTAACGCGGCCGCTGATGGAAAGGGCAAGCCCTACACCAGGAGACCCAAACCACCATATTCTTACATCGCACTGATCGCCATGGCAATTAGAGACTCTACAACTGGACGTCTCACTCTGGCTGAGATCAATGAGTACCTGATGAAAAAATTCCCTTTTTTCAGAGGAAGTTATACCGGTTGGAGGAACTCGGTACGCCATAACCTGTCTCTGAACGACTGCTTTCTGAAAGTGCTTCGGGACCCTTCCAGACCATGGGGCAAGGACAACTACTGGATGCTGAACCCAAACAGCGAGTACACCTTTGCCGATGGGGTATTCCGGCGCAGGAGGAAGCGAATCAACAAAAAAACTGCGAAAGACCCGGAGGATTTAGATCATCCTGTCAATGAGGAGCTACCCAGTTCCATCGCCACTGCCTCAGTTGTTAAAGATGAGAGAGCAGCGATCAAGTTTTCAAGCTCCTTTGCTATTGATAGCATCCTGAGCAGACCATTCAAAAGAAAAGAAGACATGCAGCCTGAGCCTTGCAGTGGTAGAGTGTTGTGGCCTAATAGCACCCCCTTGATGCCTTATCTTGTGTCATATCCACCTGCTGCTCACATTCAGCCGGTGTTTCCAATCAACACCAGTGCCTCGCATTTGCTGCAGGCGTACAGGTGTGGCTTATCAGACCTCATTGGAGCAGACCATCTTTTTAACTATTTGGTAACAGACGGCTTGCCCAACTCCGAGGTTTACCCTGCCATCCGAATGCCGACTGCTGTGCGAGCGCCAACCAGCAGTTGCCACTCGTTCAAAATTGACTCTTTGCTTGGATGACTGGGACGGAGGAGAAAAAAGAAGCATTTTTCCTGAGCACTTTCTTAAagactatactgtactgtgtttgaTAACTAAATGCATCTCACTGCATTGACTTGCTTGACAATCAGTCGCTTGAAACTGAGAgcgtaacatatatatattttttttttgtattttgttgttgctTGACAACCAGCAGTTTTTCTGGTCACTACAAATTAACTATGAAACAAATTCAGGGCATTTATAATAAGTTATAGTTTAACACACGTTTCTGCTGCAAACGATGGCATGATTGTGCCAAAATGTAGAAAAATCagttttctttggtttgtttttattattaatgttatattatttgttttattgcaaacaatgtttttattattattattattattattttattaaatgacgGGCTGCAGCGTTTTGTGGTTTAAGTAAAGGCTGACGTTTATTAGTGACAAAGCTCGAATCGAGCTATAGAGTTGTACACAATTTCTACCACTGCCAATGTAATCCAGACGATTattgtgtattttctttaaaattatgcATGAgcgttattttttaataaaatatattactaaACAAGTAGTGTGTGTCATGCAGTAATTTGATTATTAATTCAGAGTCAATTGTATACCGTATTGTCAAGTAGGTCTCACTTCAATTAAAATATTTGACTTGCGTGAGAAATAATACAAAGATTTTCATACACGTTGAAAGAAAGATATCAGGTTACACAAGTAGACAATCCTAGATTACATTTCTGAGGCGAGTCATTTGGCAAAGCttgactaaatattttggcagggACTTTGTTTTTAATACCAATGGTTTTTTGTGACTTCATGAATTCCAAATTTACATTAATTGTATCACTTAGAAAATGAATTGCCAATTAAGGAATCAAACAGCTCAGCAAGCAACCACGTATCTGTTTGTGCGTCGTAGGAAGTTCAAAACATTCTCCTAGTCACTTCCAAAACACTCAGTGCACGTTCAGCACACATTTATATTGCTTTTTCTACACTGTATTGTATTccctgtgtgcgtgtgagtgtgtgtgtgtgtgtgtgtgtgtgtgtatatatatatatatatatatatatatgtgtatgtatatatatatgtatgtatatatatgtatgtatatatatgtatatatatatatatatatatatatatatatgtatgtatatgtatatatatgtatatatatatatatatatatatatatatatatatatatatatatataatctctctgCACCATTGATTAATCAAACTAGTTTTGCATTCAGTTAtggttttacatttgtattttccccGAAGCTTTTCTCAGCCAAAGCTAACTTAATTAAGCCAGGTACTGATTACatcttgaaaaacaaaaacgtGATAATTATGTTTAGTAGATATACAAACGTATATCTAAATATGGAGCTGAAATATTTTCTTCTACAAAATATGTAGTTTCATaaaataagaaaagaaacatttatCAATGTATTCATCTACGTAATTtccattttcaaaaaaaaacaaaaaaactttataaTGCTTTAATCTGTATTAGCTTCCCAACAAAGCagaacaatacaattaaataaaacagaaatgagcAACAATAACTaggcctattaaaaaaaaaaaaacacctagagACAGCAGTGACTCCAGCCAAGTTAAAAGAAAGGAACCAGCCATATGTAAAGACATCATATACAAAAATAGACAAGTTATGTAAAGATATATGAATAggtaaatattgtaaaaatggCTTTTAAACGAGACACAATTGTGGGAAAAAAAGTTTGACAATCTGGCTCGtccctttattctaacttggctgttcttgtttagttttttacatgTCAAGTGTTCTGCACAGATGAAGTGTAAGCCACAAACATTACTATGCTTACTAATAAACAAAACCACCACATataaataatttctttctttcttagcagacgcccttatccagggcgacttacaagatatcacattatttttacatacaattacccatttatacagtcggatttttactggagcaatctaggtaaagtaccttgctcaagggtacagcagcagtgtccccaccggggattgaacccacaaccctccgatcaagagtccagagccctaaccactactccacactgctgccctataacaaTACGAAGAAGAAGAATTATATTCTAGTGAGGATTTCTGGTGTGACATAAATCAAAGACACGCTACCTAGAGCGATTTATCAACCATAAACCTGACACAATTGCATCCTTTTATGTACAGTTTAGTTAAATATTATTTGTAGATTTGgcagaatataaaataaaattaatactgTTATGAACGTTAGTTAAGAGCACAGCATTGTTTTAAAATTACACTCTAGGGGCCCTATTTGGCAAATAAGTGAGTAGCCGCTATCGCTAGGGCAAAAATGATTGTTTCAAAGCGAGGAGATAGCgcacgaaaacgtgatttagaagtcgggtctcatgaGCGGGCTAACTCACATGAAATAGCGAATCAGGCGCCCAACCAATCAAAGAATAGTGGTGGTGCCACCTGCGAATTAGACtggataaacaagtcatgagctGAGCAAAGATAGTTTGCAtaaacatttgtgatgtagttgtttgcatcacagatcacacactacttgcacgttgacagaataggtccccttaagATTTACACAgaagtgcctattctgtgttggtgcgcttaccttagtgctacaggcaaacagtgtgctctccgcatgtctccttccagggcagcctgaagcagttggcagatgtcagtgactgTTTGTCTGTAGaggcgaaattgctgcatacattgtgcgTCAGACAGggtcagaaaagacagatgacttctaaatatttggggacgtctcttCCACTGtttgtctggccacgtagaaattatttctttctttctttctttctttctttctttctttctttctttctttctttctttctttcttagcagacgcccttatccaggacgaactacaattgttacaaaatcacagtacaaagtatcacattataaaatatcacattaatccagtgtgcattccatatttgttttatttctcttttttctctctctctcttttctctgcCTGCTTCCGTGGtagtttcataagaacataaaaaagtttacaaacgagaggaggccattcagcccatcttgctcgtttggttgttagtagcttattgatcccagaatctcatcactgcagcttcttgaaggatcccagggtgtcagcttcaacaacattactggggagttggttccagaccctcacaattctctgtgtaaaaaagtgcctcctattttctgttctgaatgcccctttatctaatctccatttgtgacccctggtccttgtttcttttttcaggtcaaagaagtcccctgggttgacattgtctttaccttttaggattttgaatgtttgaatcagatcacagcgtagtcttctttgttcaagactgaatagattcagttcttttagcctgtctacatacaacatgccttttaaacccgggataattctggttgctcttctttgcactctttctagagcagcaatatcctttttgtaacgaggtgaccagaactgaacacaatattctaggtgaggtcttactaatgcattgtagagttttaacattacttctcttgatttaaattcaacacttctcacaatatatccaagcatcttgttagccttttttatagcttccccacattgtctagatgaagacatttctgagtcaacataaactcagaAATGTCTATTGGTATCTATTGTGGACCATGTAATttgcacagtttagacctggttttcacatgtttACTGAAACGCAAACGCTAACGTTGTTAAttgtttgctaaatcgctacatttgtatttaaatgaggacaTTCCCCAAGTTTAGGCCATGTCAAGCGCTGACACTAACTTGCCGAGTGGGCACAAAAACACGTGTTCTATATCACAAACAGACTTTGCTCACACGTGCGCCTGATTCTGGTGCGCTAAAGTGTTTTGCGatttgccttaggggtttgcgaaaGTTGCTAAATAGGCCCTGGATGTTTAAACCCCCGAGTGTTTTCAGCGTCCTACACCGGGAACTCCTACACAAGGCATTCCCTGTTactgtaaaatacagtaaaaaaaaaaaaaaagaaagaaaaataacacacacacacacacacacacacaacaaccacCAAAACTTACAGATGATACATTCACTTGTGGCTTATCCCAGCGATGTATAGGTTGTTCAAATTGGATATTAAGTAGGCAGTTTATAGATTACTTTAACatgcttttaatttgtttgataCATGTGATCATATGATCATTCAAGAACCAACAGGTGTGCGTTTACCACACTGGATTAGTTATACCTCGCTGAACCTGAATACCTTTGTTCCATTAGACACTACAACGACTGACTAGAATGCTAATGTTTCAAtagaaaaataatcatttatataagaaacaaaataacGTAAATACTTCAAATGGACCGATTACACGCGTTTCCGTGATGACACATAGAGATGATAGAGCAAACTATATCTGATACAGCAAGGGTTCCCTCTGATGTcgattaaattatttattaagtaCCAGTGTGTCTGATTATCTATTGCTTTCCAAACCAGCTTGTTGAACTACTTTTCTGGGCGTACCCTTCACACACGCTCTTTTAAAGTTACGTATGATTTGAACTGAAAGCACACAAACTATCAACATTCCGTGGCATCCCTTGTGTAAACACTACCAAAAACCAATACAACTAAAGGATTAACGGCGGGGCGGggcgggacgggacggggcgtgagggagggggggggggggggcggtgttgTAGAGAGACATTAAAGTACGTATTTTGACCTGCAGAAAACCTGTGCACTGTACTACAGGCATAGACTATATTGAACCACATTTCCTCTTGATTTTATGGTAAAAccttatttagttttatttctaaacaCTGGTGCATATATACTGAACAGCAAAAGCTATAATACGTAAAAcccaagaattaaaataaatggatGATTCATGTTGGTAAAACCATAACAGCGTGCTGCTTTAGTCTATCATATGACATCAAATATACTGTAATTCGTGGACAGATGAAATTTTGGCTTAAAGTGGTAGAAATCACAAAAGTGATTACCAGTTGAAATTAACTCTTTCAAACACAGTTTTTTAACTTGtaaactatgttgtgtttctgaaaggagaatccacccactaatcacataagccaggggttcccaaacttttttacccaaggcccacctgttcagctgcatgagTTACTttggcccactattagcactccttgggaaaatgtcaaattaaaaacattttatatgtttaaacctgtaacattataaataaacctaatctaaactgccCTTtactcatttgaataaatattgtgaaagatggaaatcacatagaatatgcactgagtgaaaataaaaacaaattgaaacactttaattttgaatgctgaactgtcatgcacgaAAAATAGAAATGCGCACAATACAGAGGGAAATGAGAGCCTTGCAGAAGTTACTTTTTTCGCCACTACTCTGTGCAACCAGACAACTTGCAAAGTCACATTCAGTTGTCTGCAACACCCCTccccctgccaaaaaaaaaatcgcccgcttaaccaaaagaaaacgaCCTCTCGCTTTAtatcccgcctacaggtaggcagTCTGTTAGCTTTGATTtatgaatttctgctttgattggcAGTCCACCAAtactcccttgctacactttatttttctacagttacagctgatGCCGGCTCCTGCTTTtcactattaatagaaaaaaaatattcagaatgtcattgctcccgcGGCCCACCCGGGACTGTGTTGTGGCCCACCTTTGGGCcaaatggcccaggtcctggagctcctgTCTCGACAGGCATCTGCAGCTCCAGccacaaccccagctccaacccTGCCCCAAGTACCGTACCCTCCCTCacccaggggagatcagggtaCGGAGGATACACTCTCGATAGCGCCCTCCTGGGACAGAGCCTCCTTCTCCTCCGGCATGGATGTAGGAAGGGAGCTCGAACCCCCTGCCAAGGCGGATCCTAGCTTCGAGGTGgcctcggaagccagtgctcCACCAATGTCGGACTTGACATCAGCGCTGACGGGGCGCGCTGCAGCATgtctgcaggtcccctggacaccAGCGGCAGAGCCACGCCGGTCCATTTTTCGGACATAGGCAATAGCCCCTTGCTCTCAAAAGTTCCCGACCTTCCcggacttcatggaggaggtcCGCTTctcctgggatcgtccggcctcagCTCCAAGCGTGCTGAAGCAGGCCGCACAGCTTGCCTCCTTGGAAGATGCGGTTTcccccggtagactccaccatcgtaGCCTTGGTCAAGGCCCCACTGGTGGGAGGCTTAGCCAGAGACCTGGTGTGTCTGAACCCGCACCTTAAACAGGCGTACTCAGTGTTGGCACAGGTAACCCACTTGGCGAACACGTGGGTATACTGACAACCTATATGGACAGTGTCCTGCATGAAGCCCCACTCCCTGAGCCGGTGGCCACCAAACTATGCCTCCTGTCTAGCACGCTGCTACATATAACCGGCCttcaagggcaagctcttggccggagcctggctagccTAGTGGTGGCTCATAGACAGCTGTGACTGTCATAAGCCAGAGTTCCTGACACGGATAAGGCCACACTGCTAGACGcgcctatatccccaggacataccaTTGGCCGTGGAGGAGATCTTGCACCTGCGTCCCGGCAGGTGTCTGTGTTGCTCCCTCCCCACGCTCCCACCTGGGGCAGGTCGAACTGCAGTTCCCACGGTTCCGCTTGGTGACCTAAGGCATTGCCTATATGGCACACCAGCAGTGAACAACCGGCCCCTCCTAACAAACAGGGGAAACGCAGGTCGTGGCCAGTCCACGAAGCAACATCCCAGGAGGCGGTTTCAGGGCCACCACCCTAGGCAGCTGCCCCAGACCGACCCGCCACAaccccagcagggcccctgaaggcttgcggcctcagacccccttctCGGGCACACCAGCTGCATTATTTGCgcgcttgcacctcggacacctggatGCTCGCCACCGTGCACAACGGTTACGCACTccagttccgcttgggacctcctccctttcgagacATCACAAATGCTttcatgacagaccctctccaggcctctgtattttttgaacggcttttacaattaaaatttaaatatctcgtatgtgaatatctcatgCCTGTCGGTTCtgaagtgttactaaatatttgaattaaatacccatacggtgtttcagttGCAGAATcgtaagttataagcacttgcttcttcaaccgccagacccgcagtttattattattattattattattattattattattgttattattattattattattattattattattattattattatttatttcttagcagacacccttatccagggtgacttacagttgtaaacaaaaatacatttcaagaatcacagtacaagtattaatacaattaagagcaagataaaatacaatgacttcggttctagcaagtacaagaatatgacaaaatacgattcagtaacggagcagataacagtgtcagtgatagttacatcaggttataattaaatacaaaatactacagattaaataacacttgtgacagattacagtactctaaagtacaggattaaatgcagtaaaatagagagcagataagagcaagtaaagcgctttaaggaagagtgataaagtgtccagagggcatattgaaatcaatacaatatagctgacaatttagtctgggctttgtaataaaatcaacatcattgtgaaataacctattataatcctgttgagtacttgaaacactgatgaaagtcattctacacatcatatattattattattattattattatttacactacatttctcagacagaatgactgtgccaccctgagtgtgatggtgcaaaaaaaaaaagtgcttattCTAAGCGCTGCAtggatcagtgaccatcgggactgatgctaaacaaaAGCATCAgaggtgtggatatactggatcaaatgacATGGCTGTATTCTGTAAAATGTGGTACTTGCAGGTAGCCagtgtctgtttttttatgttttggacCTGGTAGCCATgtacgctttggttttgtacaaggagtgcaccggcaacacattCAATCGGAGTGACATCATTTGgtagctagccctggagctacggcagaaacattttgataagagacacaaaGCCGGCTgacaaatgcccctcaaccttcagccagcgctgagCTCACTGGCACACAGAATAAAAGATACTATCtcaacgactggttgatctgttcccagtcacgagaggtagcagtggcccacacggcgatcatgacagagcatctggcgaggctgggcctcaccatcagcAATGCAAAGAGTcagcttacaccggtgcagtgcacgacgtacttggggctccagtATGATGCCCGcatacctgtcggatgacagagtagCACCTATCCAAGAGAACCTCTCCTTGTTTCTACAAGGATCGCAGGTCACTCTCGTATTGTGctagaaactactgggtctgatggctgcagccaTATCAGCCATTTAGCTGGATCTACTTCACGTGCGCCCGCTACAAgcatggctcaatgcgttccacctccATCCCAAGTGTGACAGACACCGTTGGCTGACAGTGTCTCATACGTGCTCgacagccctacgctggtggaggatgACCTCTCACCTGCACGAGGGTTTGCGgatgggagtagtgttaaaccaccaagtggtgacgacagatgcctccaacttgggttggggggcggtctgggaaggcagaggaggaTGCGGATCCTGGCCAGACCACTGGACATTCCTGCATATAAACATACTAGAGTTGCAagcggtctcccttgctctccaccacatCCTCCCGGTGCTGCAgggtacacatgtgttgatccggacggacaac
The Acipenser ruthenus chromosome 3, fAciRut3.2 maternal haplotype, whole genome shotgun sequence genome window above contains:
- the LOC117394330 gene encoding forkhead box protein Q1-like, whose product is MKLEVFYRSSTEEKPLEVGSDVEASIPSPLSGEEELGSDGDCVANSPAPVNAAADGKGKPYTRRPKPPYSYIALIAMAIRDSTTGRLTLAEINEYLMKKFPFFRGSYTGWRNSVRHNLSLNDCFLKVLRDPSRPWGKDNYWMLNPNSEYTFADGVFRRRRKRINKKTAKDPEDLDHPVNEELPSSIATASVVKDERAAIKFSSSFAIDSILSRPFKRKEDMQPEPCSGRVLWPNSTPLMPYLVSYPPAAHIQPVFPINTSASHLLQAYRCGLSDLIGADHLFNYLVTDGLPNSEVYPAIRMPTAVRAPTSSCHSFKIDSLLG